A single region of the Bacteroides luhongzhouii genome encodes:
- a CDS encoding ABC transporter permease yields the protein MVKKIFAQTYLWILLLMLYSPIVIIVIYSFTEAKVLGNWTGFSTKLYSSLFTTGAHHSLMNALINTITIALLAATASTLLGSIAAIGIFNLKARSRKAIGFVNSIPILNGDIITGISLFLLFVSLGITQGYTTVVLAHITFCTPYVVLSVLPRLKQMNPNIYEAALDLGATPMQALWKVIVPEIRPGMISGFMLALTLSIDDFAVTVFTIGNQGLETLSTYIYADARKGGLTPELRPLSAIIFVVVLALLIAINYRAGKTKKKD from the coding sequence ATGGTAAAGAAGATATTTGCACAGACCTATTTATGGATATTGCTGCTCATGCTTTATTCTCCCATTGTAATCATTGTGATCTATTCATTTACCGAGGCGAAAGTATTGGGTAACTGGACAGGGTTCTCTACCAAACTTTATTCTTCGCTATTCACTACCGGTGCTCATCATTCGTTGATGAATGCACTGATTAATACAATTACTATCGCCCTGCTGGCTGCAACCGCATCTACATTATTGGGAAGCATTGCCGCTATCGGTATATTCAACCTGAAAGCCCGTTCACGCAAAGCGATTGGATTTGTGAACAGTATTCCAATTCTGAATGGTGATATTATCACCGGTATATCACTGTTTCTTTTGTTTGTGTCTCTGGGAATCACGCAAGGATACACAACCGTAGTGCTTGCTCATATTACCTTTTGTACGCCATATGTTGTTTTGAGCGTTCTGCCTCGTTTGAAGCAGATGAATCCGAATATTTATGAGGCTGCTCTTGACTTGGGAGCGACTCCCATGCAGGCTTTGTGGAAAGTCATTGTTCCCGAGATTCGTCCGGGAATGATTAGTGGTTTTATGCTTGCATTGACCCTGTCCATTGACGATTTTGCCGTAACTGTCTTTACCATTGGTAATCAAGGTTTGGAGACACTCTCTACTTACATCTACGCCGATGCCCGTAAGGGAGGACTGACCCCGGAACTTCGTCCGCTTTCGGCTATCATTTTTGTCGTGGTATTGGCGTTGTTGATTGCCATCAATTACCGGGCAGGAAAAACGAAGAAAAAAGATTAA
- a CDS encoding ABC transporter permease: MNKKFIVFLSSRKSWTLPYIIFSAIFVIIPLFLIVVYAFTDDSGHLTLANFQKFFEHPEAINTFVYSIGIAIITTLVCILLGYPAAWILSNSKLNRSKTMVVLFILPMWVNILVRTLATVALFDFFSVPLGEGALIFGMVYNFIPFMIYPIYNTLQKMDHSYIEAAQDLGANPVQVFLKAVLPLSMPGVMSGIMMVFMPTISTFAIAELLTMNNIKLFGTTIQENINNSMWNYGAALSLIMLLLIAATSLFSTDDKENSNEGGGLW, translated from the coding sequence GTGAATAAGAAGTTTATAGTCTTTTTGTCATCACGTAAGAGTTGGACTCTCCCTTACATTATTTTTTCGGCGATCTTTGTGATCATACCGTTGTTCTTAATTGTCGTATACGCCTTTACCGATGATAGCGGTCATTTGACACTCGCCAATTTTCAGAAGTTCTTCGAACATCCCGAAGCAATCAATACCTTTGTATATTCTATCGGTATTGCTATCATTACCACCCTTGTTTGTATTTTACTGGGTTATCCTGCCGCATGGATATTGAGTAACAGTAAACTGAACCGTTCCAAGACGATGGTCGTACTGTTTATCCTGCCGATGTGGGTAAATATTCTTGTGCGTACCCTTGCCACTGTTGCCTTGTTCGACTTTTTCAGTGTACCGTTGGGAGAGGGAGCATTGATATTCGGTATGGTATACAATTTTATTCCCTTTATGATCTATCCCATCTACAACACGTTGCAGAAGATGGATCATAGTTATATTGAAGCTGCACAAGACTTGGGAGCCAATCCGGTGCAAGTCTTTCTGAAAGCAGTTCTTCCGCTTTCCATGCCGGGTGTGATGAGCGGGATTATGATGGTGTTCATGCCGACTATATCAACATTTGCCATTGCCGAGTTGCTGACGATGAATAACATCAAACTCTTTGGTACGACGATTCAGGAAAATATCAATAACAGCATGTGGAACTATGGAGCGGCACTTTCGCTTATTATGTTGCTGCTGATTGCTGCTACTTCTCTGTTCAGTACCGATGATAAGGAAAATTCAAACGAAGGAGGCGGGCTATGGTAA